Genomic window (Arachis hypogaea cultivar Tifrunner chromosome 13, arahy.Tifrunner.gnm2.J5K5, whole genome shotgun sequence):
CTAAGACTGCTATGACTgagaaaattgatttttatatttcTGTTATATTAGCATGGCAGATTGGCAGGTGCCCCATTTGTGCAGTTTATGTTGAAAATTCCAAacaatctttgattaacttaactGTTAATGGTGATGATCCAAAAGTGGATTTTGTGAAATACTTTTCATATAAATAGTTATTCACAAcatagttttaaatattttttatagcatTGGTTTTTAATAAACAATTTCCAAATAAGTAATTCTACACAGTATAGTAGAGACTCCTCACTCCATGAAGGGTTGTGTTAAGCTTGTGACAGCCAACGTAAAATTCTGTCGCATCCCAATCCATGGGACATGACATAATGACGTCTTTGATcgatgtagccgaccccacttagtgggaaaAGGCTTTGTTAAGTATAGTAGAGAGTCCATGGATAATCTCCATTCTCACATGAAACTGAACCACCACTAAATAATATCGAGCTTCTCCATGGttagaaaatgcagaaaacatTCAGAACACTCAACGATGTAATACAAAGAATCTAAAACACTTGGTCAAagttcaacagatcatcatggggattaaaaacaaaaaagaaaaattaccaTGAAATTTTCGTTTCTCGACAAGAGAAACTGGAGGAGTATGATTGTCTTGGCTGGTATCATCACCTTTTTCTAAAGATGGACCATCTCCCTCAACTAAAGTACTACCTTCCACCTTCACATTAGGAACTTCAAAATGCTCTCCCTTGTCTTTTAGTTCATCATCATCAGACTTAGAATCAACTTGTTTAATCTCTGGCAAATCCTCCTCCATGGAGTCATCACCAGAGCTTCTATCGAAGTTTAATTTCTCTGGATACCCAACATCTTCATTATTGCTATTGATCTTGTTCAACTCTGGACTTTTGTTATTATCCTCATCAGATGCCTTTTTCTCATGTAGCTCTCCAACATCCATTGGTTGTATTTCGTCATAAACAGCAACATCATATCTGGATGATGGTTCTTCCACCATATCTGGCCTAACAATCTCTTGTTCTAATTTAACATTTTCAGCAATTATATTATCCTTTAGTTCATTCTTTTGATTAATTGACACGGAATTAGTAGAAATAGAATCAGATTTTACTTGAGACCCTAAACTAGAGCTGACCTCAGATACCTGATTTTCTGGAACTGAATAGTTGGCCATGAGATCCTCGCCGGGAGGTTTTAGGTCACACTCCAGCTGGGGCTTCGAGTCCTGATTATCCAGCTGCGAGTTTGAGTCCTTATTATCCAGATGTTCTTTTGACTCATTATTCTCCTGGTTGGTTACCGAGTCACCATAGTCCTTCTGTTGTTCTGCACTATATGAATCGCGACTGCTGACTACTACTTCTGTTGAAACACTCTCAGTGACCGTAGTGGTGGGTATCTCCATGGTAGGTGCATGAACAATTTCTGAGGACTCCACATTTGTAGAATTTATATCGACAGATGAATCCATGTGTTCAACTTCTTCATTCACAGCAGGTGCAGTACTATTAATGTCAAATGGGACAGCAACATTGTCCAGCTTGTCACTCTTGTTGGCATCATTATCCACaacctctgaaatattttcagcaCCAACGGTTTCAACTGGTTTAGTTAAACTGGAAGTGCCCTCTTCAGCCATTTCAACTGTTTCATCATTTATAATCGTATCAACAACTTCAGCAACTACAGGCTCCGTCTGCGAATCTTTTAGCACAGAAAGATCACTGTTGAAACCATTTGCCTCATCCTTCTCTGAAGCCTCGGCAGTCTCCCTTTCAACGCGAAGGGCTTCATCCAAACGTTTGATCAAATCATCCTTCAAACCTTTGGTCGGTAGTTTCCTTCTCTTCAACTCCTCTTTCAGCTCCGTAACCTTCCACTTGTCAATTGGTCGATTGGCAAGAATTGGATATTTCGATGACATTATAACCAAATCAACTAAGCTTCCCTAACCTGGAGTGGCAAACTATATTCCACAAACAATCAACAAAGGAAACAAATAAAACGTCAATCAAAAGATTATATTACCAATTCCATTTATTTTCATCTCATTACAAATTGAATTGAATAtgatagtggtggtggtggtggcgatGATGATCATTATAGGGGCCTTCTGGGGCACttcaaaataagattaaaattgaaatatgttGCACACATTTTGtaagcaaataataattataaaaatagattCGAACATGAAAAAGTACTCACATGAAAGTTTGTCCTGCTTAATGCGCGAAACCCTAATTgcagaagagaagagggagaatTAGAGAAGCAGCAACGTTGAaatgaaagagagaaagagaagctaCCCCCAAAACAAAAATGAACGAGTGGATTTCGCAATCTACACTCTCACTATACTCTTCGCCCCTTCGCTCCCAGCTCGTTAATTTTTTCCCATTCCctgaaacacaaaaaaaaaaaaagcaacaccAACAAAGTAATGgataaaactgaaattcaatcCCAAAGAATGTTTTGTCCAGGTGAGGGAGACAATCATAAAATAACGGAATTGAAAAAAGCGcgagattgattttttttttccttcttttttctttctggtTGCTGTTCGTTGCTTGTGTAATTGTGTTCTAGGGCTCTTGTGTTGGGCGTTGTACTTGTACTTGTAATAAGTCACGGTTTTTTGCGGTTTTTGTTCCACCCCTTTGTTTTATCCAGACATGAGGACGAAAATCTCCCGTAATACCGATACTGCCCTCTGTGACACGGGGCTGCGAGTGCATTTGTTGGCTTCTTGCCGTTACTAATGTGGATAAGTGGATTGGCAAAAATAACTTCCCATCTCTCATCTTTCATTTCTAATGATTCAATCTCCATAGAAAAGTAACTATCCATATATAGCTGATTTATCCATTGGCCAATGTTACTGTGTAGATGGCCAAAAATttttacatgtatatatttgaAGTGTTAAAATAAAATTGGAATTTGCCTGTAGTGATGAGACCCACTTTGATGAGCAAAATCTGCAAATTATTATAGTTAGACCCACTAGCTGAATTATTGCAGCGAAAAATAGGATGCATGtaaaaaatagggcaaaaaacTAGAATAAGCCAAGAGAAGTTACAAATTACCTAAATAAGCCAAAGTGAAATTCGTTTCAGCAATGAGCCAaaccatatatttatataattcgaaccaatgtGGTTCGAATTCGAATCAttaataattcgaaccagcttggttcgaattacacgcaaacacaagcacacacataattcgaaccagcttggttcgaattacacacaaacacacacacactaattcgaaccagcttgattcgaattacacacaataATTTATGgtataatttgaattatgctgttaaaaaattaataatttattaaaaaaatttattaaaaaaattaataattt
Coding sequences:
- the LOC112733274 gene encoding uncharacterized protein: MSSKYPILANRPIDKWKVTELKEELKRRKLPTKGLKDDLIKRLDEALRVERETAEASEKDEANGFNSDLSVLKDSQTEPVVAEVVDTIINDETVEMAEEGTSSLTKPVETVGAENISEVVDNDANKSDKLDNVAVPFDINSTAPAVNEEVEHMDSSVDINSTNVESSEIVHAPTMEIPTTTVTESVSTEVVVSSRDSYSAEQQKDYGDSVTNQENNESKEHLDNKDSNSQLDNQDSKPQLECDLKPPGEDLMANYSVPENQVSEVSSSLGSQVKSDSISTNSVSINQKNELKDNIIAENVKLEQEIVRPDMVEEPSSRYDVAVYDEIQPMDVGELHEKKASDEDNNKSPELNKINSNNEDVGYPEKLNFDRSSGDDSMEEDLPEIKQVDSKSDDDELKDKGEHFEVPNVKVEGSTLVEGDGPSLEKGDDTSQDNHTPPVSLVEKRKFHEQSSDEINERAKRQRSWNSETVKSSDPQSLALSRPVTAPKDEPATLKHILSRSDSSGKDDSLKERIVPPSQRAPTNSLRIDQFLRPFTLKAVQELLGKTGNVVSFWMDQIKTHCYVTYSSVEEATETRNAVYNLQWPPNGGRLLVAEYVDPQEVKMKLEPPPVPVASVNDGSAVPPVTPTPISLQPEPAVRRCREQPPAPTFPPPPTPQSKTPPAAREQLPPPPPLPEDVDQPMVTLDDLFRKTRATPRIYYLPLSEEKVAAKLAARGRSIKK